A single window of Leopardus geoffroyi isolate Oge1 chromosome D4, O.geoffroyi_Oge1_pat1.0, whole genome shotgun sequence DNA harbors:
- the LRRC26 gene encoding leucine-rich repeat-containing protein 26, with the protein MRSLSSLSRRPSPMLLLLLSPWSVWAQLSAAATSSGTPGTPDCPEACACAPGGQANCSRRALPAVPAGLSRRVRALLLDHNRVRALPPGAFVGADTLLRLDLRENGLRWVHARAFWSLGALQQLDLSANQLEALAPGTFSPLRALRSLSLAGNRLARLEPAALGALPLLYALSLQDNELPALAPGLLAGLPALRALRLRGNPWVCGCALRPLCSWLRRHPRPAPEAETLLCVLPGRLTLRPLTALTDAAFSHCAQRLAPRDLAVVYALGPVSFLASLAACLGLGSVLTACRTRRCRATALGPLRRALAPGPGSPAAAAQD; encoded by the exons ATGCggagcctctcctctctctcgcgGCGGCCGTCGCcgatgttgctgctgctgctgtcgcCGTGGTCGGTCTGGGCCCAGTTGTCGGCCGCGGCCACCTCCTCGGGAACCCCAGGCACCCCGGACTGCCCGGAGGCGTGCGCGTGCGCGCCGGGCGGCCAGGCCAACTGCTCGAGGCGCGCGCTGCCCGCCGTGCCTGCGGGCCTGAGCCGGCGCGTGCGCGCGCTGCTGCTGGACCATAACCGTGTGCGCGCGCTGCCGCCCGGCGCTTTCGTGGGCGCTGACACGCTGCTGCGCCTGGACCTGCGCGAGAACGGGCTGCGCTGGGTGCACGCGCGGGCCTTCTGGAGCTTGGGCGCGCTGCAGCAGCTCGACCTCAGCGCCAACCAGTTGGAGGCGCTGGCGCCCGGCACCTTTTCGCCCTTGCGCGCGCTGCGTTCCCTCTCGCTGGCAGGCAATCGGCTGGCGCGCCTGGAGCCGGCGGCGCTGGGCGCGCTCCCGCTGCTGTACGCGCTCAGCCTGCAGGACAACGAGCTGCCCGCGCTCGCGCCGGGACTGCTGGCCGGCCTGCCCGCTCTCCGCGCACTGCGCCTGCGCGGCAACCCTTGGGTCTGCGGCTGCGCGCTGCGTCCGCTCTGCTCCTGGCTGCGCCGGCACCCGCGGCCGGCGCCAG AGGCCGAGACGCTGCTCTGCGTGTTGCCAGGGCGCCTGACGCTCAGACCCTTGACCGCCTTAACGGACGCCGCCTTCAGCCACTGCGCGCAGCGGCTCGCCCCCCGGGACCTGGCTGTGGTCTACGCGCTCGGGCCCGTCTCCTTTCTCGCCAGCCTGGCCgcctgcctggggctgggctccGTGCTCACCGCCTGCCGCACGCGCCGCTGCCGCGCCACCGCCCTGGGCCCGCTGAGGAGAGCGCTGGCCCCTGGCCCCGGGAGCCCCGCGGCCGCTGCTCAGGACTGA
- the GRIN1 gene encoding glutamate receptor ionotropic, NMDA 1 isoform X10 — protein MSIYSDKSIHLSFLRTVPPYSHQSSVWFEMMRVYSWNHIILLVSDDHEGRAAQKRLETLLEERESKSKKRNYENLDQLSYDNKRGPKAEKVLQFDPGTKNVTALLMEARELEARVIILSASEDDAATVYRAAAMLNMTGSGYVWLVGEREISGNALRYAPDGIIGLQLINGKNESAHISDAVGVVAQAVHELLEKENITDPPRGCVGNTNIWKTGPLFKRVLMSSKYADGVTGRVEFNEDGDRKFANYSIMNLQNRKLVQVGIYNGTHVIPNDRKIIWPGGETEKPRGYQMSTRLKIVTIHQEPFVYVKPTLSDGTCKEEFTVNGDPVKKVICTGPNDTSPGSPRHTVPQCCYGFCIDLLIKLARTMNFTYEVHLVADGKFGTQERVNNSNKKEWNGMMGELLSGQADMIVAPLTINNERAQYIEFSKPFKYQGLTILVKKEIPRSTLDSFMQPFQSTLWLLVGLSVHVVAVMLYLLDRFSPFGRFKVNSEEEEEDALTLSSAMWFSWGVLLNSGIGEGAPRSFSARILGMVWAGFAMIIVASYTANLAAFLVLDRPEERITGINDPRLRNPSDKFIYATVKQSSVDIYFRRQVELSTMYRHMEKHNYESAAEAIQAVRDNKLHAFIWDSAVLEFEASQKCDLVTTGELFFRSGFGIGMRKDSPWKQNVSLSILKSHENGFMEDLDKTWVRYQECDSRSNAPATLTFENMAGVFMLVAGGIVAGIFLIFIEIAYKRHKDARRKQMQLAFAAVNVWRKNLQDRKSGRAEPDPKKKATFRAITSTLASSFKRRRSSKDTSTGGGRGALQNQKDTVLPRRAIEREEGQLQMCARHRES, from the exons AGTAAAAAAAGGAACTATGAAAACCTCGACCAACTGTCCTATGACAACAAGCGTGGACCCAAG GCTGAGAAGGTGCTGCAGTTCGACCCGGGGACCAAGAACGTGACGGCGCTGCTGATGGAGGCACGCGAGCTGGAGGCCCGGGTCATCATCCTCTCTGCCAG CGAGGACGACGCCGCCACCGTGTACCGCGCAGCCGCGATGCTGAACATGACAGGCTCCGGGTATGTGTGGCTGGTGGGGGAGCGAGAGATCTCGGGGAACGCCCTGCGCTACGCCCCGGACG GCATCATCGGACTGCAGCTCATCAATGGCAAGAACGAGTCGGCCCACATCAGTGACGCCGTCGGTGTGGTGGCCCAGGCGGTGCACGAACTCCTGGAGAAGGAGAACATCACCGACCCACCTCGGGGCTGCGTGGGCAACACCAACATCTGGAAGACAGGGCCGCTCTTCAAGAG GGTGCTGATGTCCTCCAAGTACGCAGACGGGGTGACAGGCCGTGTGGAGTTCAACGAGGACGGGGACCGGAAGTTCGCCAACTACAGCATCATGAACCTGCAGAACCGCAAGCTGGTGCAAGTGGGCATCTACAACGGCACCCAC GTCATCCCCAACGACAGGAAGATCATCTGGccaggtggagagacagagaagccccGAGGGTACCAGATGTCCACCAGGCTGAAG attGTGACGATCCACCAGGAGCCTTTCGTGTACGTCAAGCCCACGCTGAGCGATGGCACATGCAAGGAGGAGTTCACGGTCAATGGGGACCCGGTGAAGAAGGTGATCTGCACAGGACCCAATGACACGTCACCGGGCAGCC CACGCCACACAGTGCCTCAGTGCTGCTATGGCTTCTGCATTGACCTGCTCATCAAGTTGGCGCGGACCATGAACTTCACTTATGAGGTGCACCTGGTGGCCGATGGCAAGTTTGGCACTCAAGAGCGG GTGAACAACAGCAATAAGAAGGAGTGGAACGGGATGATGGGCGAGTTGCTCAGCGGGCAGGCGGACATGATCGTGGCGCCCCTGACCATCAACAATGAGCGTGCACAGTACATCGAGTTCTCCAAGCCCTTCAAGTACCAGGGCCTGACCATTCTGGTCAAGAAG GAGATCCCCCGAAGCACGCTGGACTCGTTCATGCAGCCCTTCCAGAGCACACTGTGGCTGCTGGTGGGGCTATCGGTGCACGTGGTGGCGGTGATGTTGTACCTGCTGGACCGCTTCAG CCCCTTCGGCCGGTTCAAGGTGAAcagtgaagaggaggaggaggacgcgCTGACCCTGTCTTCGGCCATGTGGTTCTCCTGGGGTGTCCTGCTCAACTCGGGTATCGGGGAAG GCGCCCCCCGAAGCTTCTCAGCGCGCATCCTGGGCATGGTGTGGGCCGGCTTCGCCATGATCATCGTGGCCTCCTACACCGCCAACCTGGCGGCCTTCCTGGTGCTGGACCGGCCCGAGGAGCGCATCACCGGCATCAACGACCCGCGG CTGCGGAATCCCTCGGACAAGTTCATCTACGCGACTGTGAAGCAGAGCTCGGTGGACATCTACTTCCGGCGGCAGGTGGAGCTGAGCACCATGTACCGACACATGGAGAAGCACAACTATGAGAGCGCGGCCGAGGCCATCCAAGCCGTGCGCGACAA CAAGCTTCATGCCTTCATCTGGGACTCCGCGGTGCTGGAGTTTGAGGCCTCGCAGAAGTGCGACCTAGTGACCACTGGCGAGCTGTTCTTCCGCTCAGGCTTCGGCATCGGCATGCGCAAGGACAGCCCCTGGAAGCAGAACGTCTCCCTGTCCATCCTCAA gtcccACGAGAACGGCTTCATGGAAGACCTGGACAAGACGTGGGTGCGGTACCAGGAGTGTGACTCGCGCAGCAACGCCCCTGCTACCCTTACCTTCGAGAACATGGCAG GGGTCTTCATGCTGGTGGCTGGGGGCATTGTGGCCGGCATCTTCCTGATCTTCATTGAGATCGCCTACAAGCGACACAAGGACGCTCGCCGGAAGCAGATGCAGCTAGCCTTTGCCGCGGTGAACGTGTGGAGAAAGAACTTGCAG GATAGAAAGAGTGGTAGAGCAGAGCCCGACCCTAAAAAGAAAGCCACATTTAGGGCTATCACCTCCACCCTGGCTTCCAGCTTCAAGAGACGTAGGTCCTCCAAAGACACG AGCACCGGGGGTGGACGCGGCGCTTTGCAAAACCAAAAAGACACAGTGCTGCCGCGACGCGCTAttgagagggaggagggccagCTGCAGATGTGTGCCCGTCATAGGGAGAGCTGA
- the TMEM210 gene encoding transmembrane protein 210 has translation MAPCPQPDSCLAGGPLGLICLSLLLIPAAAGTYCECSLGLSREALIALLVVLAGVGASCFCALVIVAIGAMRAKSLTQPVSRRMVGHFGVQEDHTDLHTLHVESHLMDPDLEVSLMPPLEAHGLITIPMDPMAPTLTLEEPAPLTPPPE, from the exons aTGGCCCCCTGTCCCCAGCCTGACTCCTGCCTGGCTGGCGGCCCTCTCGGCCTGATATGTCTGTCCCTTTTGCTCATCCCTGCTGCAG CTGGAACGTACTGTGAGTGCAGCCTCGGCCTCAGCCGCGAGGCCCTCATTGCCCTGCTGGTGGTGCTGGCGGGCGTTGGTGCCAGCTGCTTCTGTGCCCTCGTCATCGTGGCAATTGGTGCCATGCGAGCCAAGAG CCTGACCCAGCCCGTGTCGCGCAGGATGGTGGGGCACTTCGGGGTCCAGGAAGATCACACGGACCTGCACACGTTGCACGTGGAGTCCCACCTCATGGACCCTGACCTGGAGGTCTCCCTGATGCCTCCCCTGGAGGCTCACGGCCTCATAACCATCCCCATGGACCCGATGGCCCCAACTCTGACCCTAGAGGAGCCAGCCCCTCTCACCCCCCCACCTGAGTAG
- the ANAPC2 gene encoding anaphase-promoting complex subunit 2 — MATAVRDGDPGPAQELLVAWNTVSTGLVPPAALGLASSRTSGAVPPKEEELRAAVEVLRAHGLHSVLEEWFVEVLQNDLQANISLEFWNTISQRENCADEPQCLLLLLDAFGLLESRLDPYLHSLELLEKWTRLGLLMGAGAQGLREKVHTTLRGVLFFSTPRTFQEMIQRLYGRFLRVYMQSKRKGEGGTDPELEGELDSRYARRRYYRLLQSPLCAGCGSDKQQCWCRQALEQFHQLSQVLHRLSLLERVSAEAVTTTLHQVTRERMEDRCRGEYERSFLREFHKWIERVVGWLGKVFLQDGPARPASPEAGNTLRRWRCHVQRFFYRIYAGLRIEELFSIIRDFPDSRPAIEDLKYCLERTDQRQQLLLSLKAALETRLLHPGVNTCDIITLYISAIKALRVLDPSMVILEVACEPIRRYLRTREDTVRQIVAGLTGDSDGTGDLAVELSKTDPASLETGQDSEDDSGEPEDWVPDPVDADPGKSSSKRRSSDIISLLVSIYGSKDLFINEYRSLLADRLLHQFSFSPEREIRNVELLKLRFGEAPMHFCEVMLKDMADSRRINANIREEDEKRPVEEQPPFGVYAVILSSEFWPPFKDEKLEVPEDIREALEVYCKKYEKLKAMRTLSWKHTLGLVTMDVELADRTLSVAVTPVQAVVLLYFQDQASWTLEELSKVVKMPVALLRRRMSVWLQQGVLREEPAGTFSVVEEERPQDRDSMVLLDSDDESDSGMASQADQKEEELLLFWTYIQAMLTNLESLSLERIYSMLRMFVVTGPALAEIDLQELQGFLQKKVRDQQLVYSAGVYRLPKSCS, encoded by the exons ATGGCGACGGCGGTGCGAGACGGCGACCCCGGGCCTGCACAGGAACTGTTGGTGGCCTGGAACACCGTGAGCACCGGGCTGGTGCCGCCGGCCGCGTTGGGACTG GCGTCCTCCCGGACCAGCGGTGCGGTGCCGCCAAAGGAGGAGGAGCTTCGGGCGGCGGTGGAGGTTTTGAGGGCCCACGGTCTGCATTCGGTCCTGGAGGAGTGGTTTGTAGAGGTGCTGCAGAACGACCTGCAGGCCAACATCTCCCTTGAGTTCTGGAATACTATCTCCCAGCGTGAGAACTGTGCAGACGAGCCCCAGTGCCTTCTGCTTCTCCTTGACGCTTTCGGCCTGTTGGAGAGCCGCCTGGATCCCTACCTGCATAGTCTAGAGCTGCTGGAGAAATGGACTCGCCTGGGCTTGCTGATGGGCGCAGGCGCTCAGGGGCTGCGGGAAAAAGTCCACACCACCTTGCGGGGCGTCCTGTTCTTTTCCACTCCCAGAACCTTTCAGGAGATGATTCAGCGCCTCTATGGGCGCTTTTTGAGAGTCTACATGCAGAGtaagaggaagggggaagggggcacAGACCCAGAACTAGAGGGGGAATTGGACAGCAGGTATGCCCGTCGCCGGTACTACCGGCTTCTGCAGAGCCCGTTGTGTGCGGGATGCGGCAGTGACAAGCAGCAGTGTTGGTGCCGCCAGGCCCTGGAGCAGTTTCACCAGCTCAGCCAGGTCCT ACACAGGCTGAGTCTGTTGGAGCGGGTCAGTGCGGAGGCTGTGACCACCACCCTGCACCAGGTGACCAGGGAGAGAATGGAGGACCGCTGTCGGGGCGAGTACGAGCGCTCCTTCCTGCGAGAGTTCCACAAG TGGATCGAGAGGGTGGTCGGCTGGCTCGGCAAGGTATTCCTGCAGGACGGCCCCGCCAGGCCCGCGTCCCCGGAGGCTGGCAACACACTGCGCCGGTGGCGCTGCCACGTGCAGAGGTTTTTCTACCGTATCTATGCCGGCCTACGCATCGAGGAGCTCTTCAGCATCATCCGAG ACTTCCCAGACTCCCGGCCAGCCATCGAGGACCTCAAATACTGCCTGGAAAGGACTGACCAGAGGCAGCAGCTGCTCCTGTCTCTCAAGGCTGCCCTGGAGACGCGGCTcctccacccag GGGTCAACACGTGCGACATCATCACCCTCTATATATCCGCCATCAAGGCACTGCGTGTGCTCGACCCTTCCATGGTCATCTTGGAGGTGGCTTGTGAGCCCATTCGCCGCTACCTGAG GACGCGGGAGGACACGGTGCGGCAGATTGTAGCTGGGCTGACGGGGGACTCAGATGGGACGGGGGACTTGGCTGTCGAGCTGTCCAAGACAGACCCGGCGAGCCTGGAGACTGGTCAGGACAGCGAGGATGACTCTGGCGAGCCCGAGGACTGGGTCCCTGACCCTGTGGATGCCGATCCAG GGAAGTCCAGCTCCAAGCGGCGCTCCTCGGACATCATCAGCCTGCTGGTCAGCATCTACGGCAGCAAGGACCTGTTCATCAACGAGTACCGCTCGCTGCTGGCCGACCGCCTCCTGCACCAGTTCAGCTTTAGTCCTGAGCG GGAGATCCGCAACGTGGAGCTGCTGAAGCTGCGCTTTGGCGAGGCTCCCATGCACTTCTGCGAGGTCATGCTGAAG GACATGGCGGACTCCCGGCGCATCAACGCCAACATTCGTGAGGAGGACGAGAAGCGGCCCGTAGAGGAGCAGCCACCTTTTGGGGTCTATGCCGTCATCCTGTCCAGCGAGTTTTGGCCTCCCTTCAAGGACGAGAAGCTGGAGGTCCCCGAGGACATCAGGGAGGCCCTAGAGGTCTACTGCAAGAAGTACGAGAAGCTGAAG GCCATGCGGACCCTCAGCTGGAAGCACACCCTGGGCCTGGTGACCATGGACGTGGAGCTGGCCGATCGTACCTTGTCTGTGGCAGTGACTCCCGTGCAGGCGGTGGTCTTGCTCTACTTCCAGGACCAAG CCAGCTGGACCCTGGAGGAGCTGAGCAAGGTGGTGAAGATGCCCGTGGCCCTGCTGCGGCGGCGCATGTCCGTGTGGCTGCAGCAGGGAGTGCTGCGGGAGGAGCCTGCCGGGACCTTCTCTGTGGTGGAGGAGGAGCGGCCCCAGGACCGGGACAGCATGGTGCTCCTTGACAGCGACGACGAGAGCGACTCCGGCATGGCCTCCCAGGCCgaccagaaggaggaggagctgctG cttTTCTGGACGTACATCCAGGCCATGCTGACCAACCTGGAGAGCCTGTCGCTGGAGCGTATCTACAGCATGCTGCGCATGTTCGTGGTCACCGGCCCCGCGCTGGCCGAGATCGACCTGCAGGAGCTCCAGGGCTTCCTGCAGAAGAAGGTGAGGGACCAGCAGCTGGTCTACTCAGCCGGCGTCTACCGCCTGCCCAAGAGCTGCAGCTGA